Genomic window (Streptosporangium brasiliense):
TGGCCACCGGCGAGCTGGAGACCTGCTTCGCCCTGACCGAGCCCGACGCCGGGTCCAACGCCCTGGGCATCTCCACCTTCGCCCGGCGCGACGGCGGCGAGTACGTCGTCAACGGCCAGAAGATCTGGATCACCGGCGTGCAGCGCGCCACCTGGATGCTGCTGGTCACCCGGACCGTCCCGGCCGCCGAGGCCAGACCCCGCACCAACGGCCTGACGGTCTTCCTGGTGAACGTGCCCGAGGCGGTCGCCGCCGGGCAGCTCTCCTTCCGGCCGATCCCGAAGATGGGCGCCAACACCACCCCGTCCAACATGGTCTTCGTCGACGACCTGCGGGTGCCGGCGGCGAACGTGGTGGGCGAGGTGGACCAGGGCGCGCTGGTGCTGTGGGACATCCTCAACCCCGAGCGCGTCCTGCTGGCGGCCTCCGCCCTGGGCGGCGCCGAGGTCGCGCTGAAGGTGGCCGTGCAGTACGCCAAGGAGCGTGAGGTCTTCGGCCGCCCGATCGGGGCCAACCAGGCCATCGCCTTCCCCCTCGCCCAGGTCAAGGCCAAGATCGAACTGGCCAGGCTGATGCTCTACAAGGCCGCCTGGCTGTTCGACAACCACCGGCCGTGCGGCACCGAGGCCAACATCGCCAAGCTGACCGCCTCCCAGGCGGCCTGGGAGGCGGCCGACCACGCCTTCCAGACCCACGGCGGCATGGCCTACTCGCTGGAGTATCCGGTCGCCCGCCTGCTGGCCGACGCCCGCATCGGCAAGGTCGCCCCGGTCACCGAGGAGCTCCTGCTCAACTACCTCGCCACCCAGGTCCTGGGGCTGCCCAGAAGCTTCTGAGCCGGTTGCGGGGCGGGCCGTACGGGCAGGACCGTAGGCAGGTCGGGACGCACACGAGGGAGTGGCCGATGTCCGCCTATGCCAGCACCGTGGTCAACGCCTCAGCCGACGAGGTGTGGGCCTATCTGAGAGACTTCGGCAACCTGGCCGAGTGGCTGCCCGGGGTCGCGCTCTGCGAGATCGAGGAAGGTGACGGCTCCCGGCCCGGGGCGGTGCGCAGGGTCGAGGGCGCGGGCGGCCTCTTCCGGGAGCGGCTGCTCACCCTCGACGACGGCGCCCGCTCGGCGACCTACGAGATCGTCGAGAGCCCGCTGCCGCTGCGGGACTACCGGGGCTCCTACCGCGTCTCGCCGGTCACCGACAGCGGCCGGGCCTTCGTCGAGTGGTCGGCCGCCTTCGAGGCCGACGACGAGGCGAAGATGACCAGGATCCTCACCCGCGCCATCTTCGAGCCGGGCCTGGCCGGCCTGCGCGAGCGCCTGCGGCCCTGAGACCGCCCGCCGCGCCCCGCACCGCGCCCGGCCGCCGCACGGCGGCCAGGAGACCGGCCGCCGCCGGTACGGCGGGCACGAGGAGGTAGGGCCCGCAGGAGGCCAGCAGGACAAGGGTGAGGGCCGTGGCCGCGGTGGCGACCTGGCGCCCCGGCCGGGGCAGCAGCCGGGTCGCGGCGGCGACACCGACCGCGGTGACGGCCGCCAGGCAGGCCGATGTGGCGCGCATGAGCGTGTCGAGGTCGAGCTCGCCGACCGTCGCCGCGGCGGTGAGGGCGGCGGTCAGCACGGCCAGGAGGGTGAGGCTGCGGGCGGGCACCTCTCCCGGCGCCGCCCCCTTCGCCAGGGGGCGGGGCAGGGCGCCGTCGCGGGCCAGCGCGGCGCCCAGCCTCGCTCCCCCGGCGATGTAGGCGTTGACCGCGCCGAAGCTCAGCAGCACGGCCGCCACCGCGGTGAGCGGCCCGGCCAGGGCACCCACGCCCTCCTCCAGCAGCAGGGCGAGCGGGACCGGCGAGGAGGCGGCCCGGCCGCCGAGCACGCCGACCGTGACGACGGCCAGCCCCAGGTAGAGCACGCCCACGATCGCCAGCGTCAGCGCCGTGGCCCGCGGCAGGTGGCGGCGCGGGTCGGCGAACTCGGCCGACAGGTGGCTGGCGGCCTCCCACCCGACGAAGGCGAAGAAGAGCACCCCCGCCGCGTGGGCGACCCCGCTCCAGCCGTGGGGGGCGAAGGGGGTGAAGTTGCCCGGCCGCACGGCGGGGGCGGCGACCACGACCGCGGCCACCAGGAGCGCGGTCAGCAGGGCGAGCAGGACCAGTTGCAGGCGCCCGGAGAAGCGCAGGCCGGCGTAGTTGGCGGTGAAAGCCGCGGCCAGCAGGGCGCAGGTCACCGCCACCGTCCCGGCCGGGCCGAGACCCAGGCCCGAGGCGACGTAGCGGGCGCCGACCATGGCCCCGGCCAGCACGCCGATCGGGACGGCGAAGTAGAACCACCAGCCGGTCACCGCCGCCACCCGGCCCCCGAAGGCCCGGGCGGCGAACGTGGCCACCCCTCCGCCGTCGGGGAAGCGGCCGCCCAGCGCGGCGAAGGTCAGCGCGACCGGCACGCTGAGCGCCAGCAGCGCGGCCCAGGCCACGACGGAGGCCGGGCCCGCGACCGCCGCGGCCAGGTGCGGCAGCGCCAGCACACCGGGCCCGAGCACGGCGCCCAGGAAGAGGGCCGTGCCCTGGCCGAGTCCGAGCCGATGACCGGGCGCCGCCTCCGCGGGCCCCGCCGTCACCATCTGTGTCTTCGCCATCAGCGCTTCCTTCCGATCGGCCGGTGACATGCCGATGAAGGTAGCCAGATGACTGTCCGAAATTATCCCATGATGTGCACATGGTCGGAAATATGGCGTTATTCCGGGCAGGAGCGAACATCGTACGGATACCGCCCGCCCCTTCCGGACGGATGTCCGGCCGGATCGCGGATCTCCGGCCGGCCGGACCGGGGCGTGTGCCTTACCACTGGGCATACGGCCGGCCGACCCCGGTCAAGCGCCTGCCACCGGCCATACGGCCGGCCCCGGTCGAGCACCTGCCTCGGACCCGCGGTCAGCCGAACCTGGGCGGGCGCTTGCCTCGGACCCGCGGTCAGCCGAACCTGGGCGGGCGCTTGTCCCGGACGGCCCGCACTCCCTCGGTCACGTCCGGGCCGGTGAAGCCGAGGAACTCCATGGCCAGGGAGGCGTCGAAGGAGGGACCGGCGAGGCGGAGCCAGTTGTTGAGGGAGTATTTGGTCAGGCGGATCGCCTCGGCCGAGCCGCCGGCCAGCCGGGCGGCGATCTCCACCGCCCTCGCGTGCACCTGGCCGTCGTCGACGCAGAGGCTGACCAGGCCCATCGCCTCGGCCTGCTCACCGCTGACCGGCTCGCACAGCAGCAGGTGATACTTGGCCTTGGCCAGTCCGCACAGCAGCGGCCAGACGATGGCGGCGTGGTCGCCGGCCGCGACGCCCAGCCGGGTGTGGCCGTCGATGATGCGGGCCGTACGGCCGGCGACGGAGATGTCGGCCAGCAGCGCGACCGCCAGTCCCGCGCCCACCGCGGGGCCCTGGATGGCCGACACGACGGGCTTGGAACAGTTGAGCACGTTGTAGACGATGTCGCGGGCCTCGGTGAAGATGCGCATGCGCGTGCCGTGGTCGCGCGTCATCTCCTCGATCATCGACAGGTCACCGCCCGCGGAGAACACCTCGCCCTCACCGCGGACGACGACCGCGCGCACGTCGTCGTCGCGGTCCACGTCCCGCCATACCTCGGCCAGCTCGCGGTGGCCGGTCATGTCCACGGCGTTGAGCCTGCGGGGCTCGCTGATCACGATCCGGAGCACCCCGTCGGCGGCCCAGTCGATCTTCAGCTTCTCGTAGTCCCTCACCCGAACGCCTCCCCGAGCCGCGCGGCGACGTAGTCGCGCGCCTCGGCCGCCTGGTCGAAGAACCCGGGCAGGCCGAAGAAGCCGTGGATCGCCCCCTCGTAGCGCCTGACCTCGACCGGGACCCCCGCCGCCGCGAGCTGGGCGGCGTAGGTCTCGCCCTCGTCGCGCAGCGGGTCGAACTCGGCGGTGATCACCGTCGCCGGGGCCAGCCCCGCCTTGTCGGCGAGCCGGACCGGGGCCAGCGCGGGGTCGGCCGGGTCCCCGCCGTACTGCTCGACGAACCAGGCCATCTCGTGGGCGGCGAGCCCGAAACCGGTGGCGTAGTCACGGTAGCTCGGGGTGTCCATGGCGACGTCGGTCACCGGGTAGACCAGCACCTGGTGCGCCAGCCGCAGGCCCGCGTCACGGGCCCTCCAGGCCGCCACGGCGGCCACGTTGCCCCCGGCGCTGTCGCCGCAGACGGCGATCCGCTCCGGGTCGGCGAGATACGCCTCGGGGCGGGCGAAGACGTCCTCGACCACCGTCCACGCGTCGTCGGCCGCGGCCGGGAAGGGGTGGTCGGGGGCGAGCCGGTAGTCCACCGAGACCACGACCGCCCCGGTGCGCGCGGCCAGGTCCCGGCCGAGCGCGTCGTTGCGGGCCACGCTGCCGAACACCCAGCCACCGCCGTGGAAGTAGACGATCGCGGGCAGCGGGTGCTCGCCCTCCTCCGGCCGGTAGATCCGGACCGGCACTCCGCGCACGACCTCGTCCCTGACGGACGGCAGCGGCACGGCCGGCCCCCGCTGCTCGGCGAAGCCGTCCATGGTCCGCATCCGGGCGATCAGTTCGGGAGTGAGCAAGGAGACGGGGGTGTCGAGATCCGTCGGGAACAGCTTCACGTAGGCCTCGGCCTGGGGGTGCAACGGCATGACCGCACATTACCCGGCGGCACCCGGACCGGCCGGCAACGCCTCGGCCGGATCGGCGGCCCGACCGGGTCAGCCGGCCGCAGCCTCGACCAGCGCCTCGACGAGCCGGTTGTCCT
Coding sequences:
- a CDS encoding acyl-CoA dehydrogenase family protein, which codes for MDFTLPDSALAVQRGIADICARYDLDYWQRCETEKRWPEEVWAELAKGGWLGLAVPEEYGGGGQGLLELAVATETLSASGSAGGSAFTYVLTPGFGAMTLARHGSRWQREELLPKLATGELETCFALTEPDAGSNALGISTFARRDGGEYVVNGQKIWITGVQRATWMLLVTRTVPAAEARPRTNGLTVFLVNVPEAVAAGQLSFRPIPKMGANTTPSNMVFVDDLRVPAANVVGEVDQGALVLWDILNPERVLLAASALGGAEVALKVAVQYAKEREVFGRPIGANQAIAFPLAQVKAKIELARLMLYKAAWLFDNHRPCGTEANIAKLTASQAAWEAADHAFQTHGGMAYSLEYPVARLLADARIGKVAPVTEELLLNYLATQVLGLPRSF
- a CDS encoding SRPBCC family protein, with the translated sequence MSAYASTVVNASADEVWAYLRDFGNLAEWLPGVALCEIEEGDGSRPGAVRRVEGAGGLFRERLLTLDDGARSATYEIVESPLPLRDYRGSYRVSPVTDSGRAFVEWSAAFEADDEAKMTRILTRAIFEPGLAGLRERLRP
- a CDS encoding APC family permease, which codes for MAKTQMVTAGPAEAAPGHRLGLGQGTALFLGAVLGPGVLALPHLAAAVAGPASVVAWAALLALSVPVALTFAALGGRFPDGGGVATFAARAFGGRVAAVTGWWFYFAVPIGVLAGAMVGARYVASGLGLGPAGTVAVTCALLAAAFTANYAGLRFSGRLQLVLLALLTALLVAAVVVAAPAVRPGNFTPFAPHGWSGVAHAAGVLFFAFVGWEAASHLSAEFADPRRHLPRATALTLAIVGVLYLGLAVVTVGVLGGRAASSPVPLALLLEEGVGALAGPLTAVAAVLLSFGAVNAYIAGGARLGAALARDGALPRPLAKGAAPGEVPARSLTLLAVLTAALTAAATVGELDLDTLMRATSACLAAVTAVGVAAATRLLPRPGRQVATAATALTLVLLASCGPYLLVPAVPAAAGLLAAVRRPGAVRGAAGGLRAAGARAGRPGPARRWRG
- a CDS encoding enoyl-CoA hydratase/isomerase family protein, which translates into the protein MRDYEKLKIDWAADGVLRIVISEPRRLNAVDMTGHRELAEVWRDVDRDDDVRAVVVRGEGEVFSAGGDLSMIEEMTRDHGTRMRIFTEARDIVYNVLNCSKPVVSAIQGPAVGAGLAVALLADISVAGRTARIIDGHTRLGVAAGDHAAIVWPLLCGLAKAKYHLLLCEPVSGEQAEAMGLVSLCVDDGQVHARAVEIAARLAGGSAEAIRLTKYSLNNWLRLAGPSFDASLAMEFLGFTGPDVTEGVRAVRDKRPPRFG
- a CDS encoding alpha/beta hydrolase, translated to MPLHPQAEAYVKLFPTDLDTPVSLLTPELIARMRTMDGFAEQRGPAVPLPSVRDEVVRGVPVRIYRPEEGEHPLPAIVYFHGGGWVFGSVARNDALGRDLAARTGAVVVSVDYRLAPDHPFPAAADDAWTVVEDVFARPEAYLADPERIAVCGDSAGGNVAAVAAWRARDAGLRLAHQVLVYPVTDVAMDTPSYRDYATGFGLAAHEMAWFVEQYGGDPADPALAPVRLADKAGLAPATVITAEFDPLRDEGETYAAQLAAAGVPVEVRRYEGAIHGFFGLPGFFDQAAEARDYVAARLGEAFG